A DNA window from Anaerocolumna sp. AGMB13020 contains the following coding sequences:
- a CDS encoding ROK family protein: protein MLLGALEAGGTKMVLAVGNENGEILEQISIPTETPDITLPKIIDYFKEKKIEALGIGCFGPIDPDKTSKTYGYITSTPKLAWIDCNIVGIMKEGLGIPVGFDTDVNGSALGEATWGSTRGLGTSIYVTIGTGVGVGVYQNGGLLHGMLHPEAGHVPLGRHPEDSFEGVCPYHPNCLEGLASGPSIEKRWGKKAYELEPSHKAWELEAYYIAQALVGYILLLSPHRIVLGGGVMHQTQLFPLIREQVKVQLNGYLKTALLDDMDNYIVPAALKDDQGIMGCIKLALLELE from the coding sequence ATGTTACTTGGTGCTTTAGAAGCCGGCGGAACCAAAATGGTGCTTGCAGTCGGCAATGAAAATGGTGAAATACTGGAGCAAATCTCAATTCCAACAGAAACCCCTGACATTACCTTACCGAAAATCATAGATTACTTTAAGGAAAAAAAGATTGAAGCACTTGGTATTGGCTGCTTTGGTCCCATTGATCCTGATAAAACCTCGAAGACCTACGGTTACATTACATCGACTCCTAAATTAGCCTGGATCGACTGTAATATCGTTGGTATCATGAAGGAAGGCCTTGGCATTCCTGTAGGTTTTGATACGGATGTCAACGGCTCTGCACTGGGAGAAGCTACCTGGGGCAGCACAAGAGGTCTTGGCACCAGTATCTATGTTACCATCGGTACCGGTGTTGGTGTTGGTGTGTATCAGAACGGAGGACTTCTCCACGGTATGCTCCATCCGGAAGCAGGACATGTTCCTTTAGGCAGACATCCAGAGGATTCTTTTGAAGGCGTATGCCCTTATCACCCTAATTGTCTGGAAGGCCTTGCAAGCGGTCCTTCTATTGAAAAGCGCTGGGGAAAGAAGGCTTATGAGCTGGAACCTTCTCATAAAGCCTGGGAACTGGAGGCATATTATATCGCACAGGCTTTAGTAGGTTACATATTACTCCTGTCCCCTCACAGAATCGTATTAGGCGGCGGTGTTATGCACCAGACGCAGTTATTCCCTCTAATCAGAGAACAGGTAAAAGTACAACTGAATGGATATTTGAAAACTGCTCTTTTAGATGACATGGATAACTATATTGTTCCAGCAGCTTTAAAGGATGACCAGGGTATTATGGGATGTATTAAACTGGCATTATTAGAGCTTGAGTAA
- a CDS encoding NAD(P)H-dependent flavin oxidoreductase, with product MFHSLKIGDLTAKLPIIQGGMGVGISLSSLAGAVAAKGGIGVISTAQIGFTEADYDRKPLEANLRMVGEHIRRARQAAKGGILGVNIMVATKNYEMYVKEAVKNGIDIIISGAGLPTELPALVKGTKTKIIPIISSLKGARVLLKLWDRKENTAPDAVLIEGPKAGGHLGFTVEEIQNHEEGVYKKEIEEIVSLVKEYSEKYEKDIPVITAGGILNKQDMEEYFSLGVKGIQVATKFVTTEECDADYRYKEAYINCKKEDIMIVKSPVGMPGRAIRNDFIEKTLLGKVPVNHCHGCIKTCNPKETPYCITEALINAAKGNIQKALLFCGANAYLEDRIRTVDDVLGDYFG from the coding sequence ATGTTTCACTCATTGAAAATAGGAGATCTTACCGCTAAATTACCAATTATACAAGGTGGAATGGGCGTGGGTATCAGCTTAAGTTCTCTGGCCGGCGCAGTAGCTGCCAAAGGAGGAATCGGAGTAATATCAACTGCCCAGATAGGCTTTACCGAAGCGGATTATGACAGGAAACCCCTTGAAGCAAATTTAAGGATGGTTGGAGAACATATAAGAAGAGCAAGACAGGCAGCCAAAGGAGGTATCCTGGGTGTTAATATTATGGTTGCCACGAAAAATTATGAAATGTATGTAAAAGAAGCGGTGAAAAATGGCATTGATATTATCATTTCCGGGGCAGGCCTTCCCACTGAGCTGCCGGCGTTAGTAAAGGGAACAAAAACTAAGATTATACCCATTATATCTTCTTTAAAGGGAGCCAGAGTACTTCTAAAACTCTGGGACAGAAAAGAAAATACCGCACCGGATGCAGTACTTATTGAGGGACCCAAAGCCGGAGGACATTTAGGTTTTACGGTAGAAGAGATTCAGAATCATGAGGAAGGTGTCTACAAGAAAGAAATAGAAGAAATTGTTAGTCTTGTAAAAGAATACAGCGAAAAGTATGAAAAAGACATCCCGGTTATTACGGCAGGTGGAATCTTGAATAAGCAGGACATGGAAGAATATTTCTCCCTTGGTGTCAAGGGCATACAGGTGGCAACGAAATTCGTGACCACGGAGGAATGTGATGCCGATTATCGTTATAAAGAAGCCTATATAAACTGTAAAAAAGAAGACATTATGATTGTAAAAAGCCCTGTAGGAATGCCAGGAAGAGCTATCAGGAATGATTTTATTGAAAAAACACTCCTTGGCAAAGTTCCGGTTAATCATTGCCACGGCTGTATAAAGACCTGTAACCCAAAGGAAACACCTTATTGTATAACAGAAGCATTGATTAATGCAGCAAAAGGAAATATTCAGAAGGCCTTGTTATTCTGTGGAGCCAACGCATATCTTGAAGACAGGATAAGAACTGTTGATGATGTGCTGGGAGATTATTTTGGTTAG
- a CDS encoding alpha/beta hydrolase has translation MRCFTTEIKLEFGELKEPAVLWGYIPSNFSEIDIDRKHPAVLVLPGGGYGYTSEREGEAVALRLAAEGICAFVLKYHTAPARFPVALSEALTAIAYIRENSEEYHIDSANVSVCGFSAGGHLAASTGVHWNKEEILKGIGRKALEVRPDNLILCYPVITSGEYTHEGSMTNLLAERRQDAELIAFNCLEAQVAEDTPRTFLWHTWDDGAVPVENSLYFAAALAKNKVVTEMHLYPHGNHGLSLGNHVVNGDWKYEEKHPSAEWINKAVDFIYNK, from the coding sequence ATGAGGTGTTTTACAACGGAGATTAAACTTGAGTTTGGAGAATTAAAGGAACCGGCTGTATTATGGGGATATATACCGAGTAATTTCTCTGAGATTGATATAGACAGAAAACATCCGGCAGTCTTAGTATTACCAGGCGGCGGATATGGCTACACCTCCGAGCGGGAGGGCGAAGCAGTGGCGCTCAGACTGGCAGCGGAGGGCATATGTGCTTTTGTGCTGAAATACCATACAGCACCTGCCAGATTCCCGGTAGCACTTAGTGAAGCTTTAACGGCAATTGCTTACATAAGAGAAAACAGCGAAGAATATCATATAGACAGTGCCAATGTCAGTGTCTGCGGATTCTCTGCGGGAGGGCATTTAGCGGCCTCCACAGGTGTTCACTGGAACAAAGAAGAGATACTAAAGGGAATTGGCAGGAAAGCTTTGGAAGTAAGACCGGACAATTTGATATTATGCTACCCTGTTATTACCAGCGGTGAATACACCCACGAGGGTTCCATGACTAATCTTCTGGCTGAGAGAAGACAGGACGCAGAGCTTATCGCTTTTAACTGTCTGGAAGCTCAGGTGGCAGAGGATACACCAAGAACCTTCCTGTGGCATACGTGGGATGACGGTGCTGTTCCCGTTGAGAATTCACTATACTTTGCCGCAGCGCTGGCTAAAAATAAGGTAGTAACCGAGATGCATCTCTATCCCCATGGGAACCATGGCCTTTCCCTTGGAAATCATGTGGTAAACGGAGACTGGAAGTATGAAGAAAAACATCCCTCTGCTGAATGGATAAACAAAGCAGTAGATTTTATATACAACAAGTAG
- a CDS encoding DUF6171 family protein: MAEDTKAFCRKCLLEDMPENEYFKSLKEYVAHLDEDIKVSHNVYEERLKHCRQCDQLLNGMCRQCGCYVELRAAMKKNYCPAANKKWLSE; encoded by the coding sequence GTGGCAGAAGATACAAAAGCCTTTTGCAGAAAATGCCTGCTGGAGGATATGCCGGAAAATGAATATTTCAAAAGTCTGAAAGAATATGTAGCCCATCTGGATGAAGACATAAAGGTGTCTCACAATGTCTATGAAGAACGGTTAAAGCATTGCAGACAGTGCGACCAGCTGTTAAACGGTATGTGCAGGCAGTGCGGCTGTTATGTGGAACTAAGGGCAGCTATGAAGAAGAATTATTGCCCGGCGGCGAATAAGAAATGGTTATCTGAATAA